Proteins encoded in a region of the Mycoplasma mobile 163K genome:
- a CDS encoding retropepsin-like aspartic protease: protein MPNRIFQKIHENKIIIKVILVNNIDILKFWKNNSHLTEKVNDFVKGKILQRYGKLVDISQEEFFKILNEDIPLWSKWLEFLKSIEKYQKEIFALIDTGATSSAISQEIANELGLISIGKSSVQTASNRLITSKYLVSLSFLTESTLLLPSIEKNFQEKSFYTNKLVPFEQIIEVTSLENLRQSQNIDMLIGMDILKNTHFTIFSDNAMISV from the coding sequence ATGCCAAATAGAATTTTTCAAAAAATCCATGAAAATAAAATTATTATTAAAGTAATATTAGTTAATAATATAGACATTTTAAAGTTTTGGAAAAACAATTCTCATTTAACTGAAAAAGTAAATGATTTTGTAAAAGGAAAAATTTTGCAGCGATATGGAAAGTTAGTAGACATTTCTCAAGAAGAATTTTTTAAGATTCTTAATGAAGACATTCCTTTATGAAGTAAATGATTAGAGTTTCTTAAAAGTATTGAAAAATATCAAAAAGAAATATTCGCTTTAATTGATACCGGAGCTACAAGTTCAGCAATTTCTCAAGAAATTGCAAATGAGTTAGGTTTAATTTCAATAGGAAAATCATCAGTTCAAACAGCATCAAATAGACTTATTACTTCCAAATATCTTGTGTCGTTATCCTTTTTAACAGAAAGCACTTTACTTTTACCTTCTATAGAAAAAAACTTTCAAGAAAAATCCTTTTATACAAATAAATTAGTACCTTTTGAGCAGATTATAGAAGTAACAAGTCTAGAAAATTTAAGACAATCACAAAATATTGATATGTTAATAGGTATGGATATATTGAAAAACACTCATTTTACTATTTTTAGTGACAATGCTATGATTTCTGTCTAA
- the cas2 gene encoding CRISPR-associated endonuclease Cas2 translates to MSRIVRLILMYDFNMKEENELKEYNKFHRYIQSLGFIMMQYSVYYRVANTNSKADSFVKLVEKKLPSNGHVRILKITDREFLDMKILRGNRKINESINSNERFIKINHDEN, encoded by the coding sequence ATGAGTAGAATTGTGAGATTAATTTTGATGTATGATTTTAATATGAAAGAAGAAAATGAATTAAAAGAGTATAATAAATTCCATCGGTATATTCAAAGTTTAGGTTTTATAATGATGCAATATTCTGTTTATTATAGAGTTGCTAATACTAATTCCAAAGCTGATTCTTTTGTAAAATTAGTAGAAAAAAAATTGCCTTCTAATGGCCATGTTAGAATTTTAAAAATTACAGATAGAGAGTTTTTAGATATGAAAATTTTAAGAGGAAATAGAAAAATAAATGAAAGTATAAATTCTAACGAAAGATTTATAAAAATTAATCATGATGAAAATTAA
- the cas1 gene encoding type II CRISPR-associated endonuclease Cas1 produces MGWKIVEINTDEYVHLYLNNLYIKRKNEKILLNIRDIDTILFNNQYSTISIRLLTFLAKNNVNIIFMNEKNEPNSYLIPIEGNHNSLKVVAEQVKWTKEYKAILWKDIIKNKIHNQKNLLIKNKLFNNSEFGIEYFDDLINNVNLFDISNREGHAAKVYWNMTYSKEFIRNNSATKLKFDKFEIVNAILNYGYSILRSSAIQSIIKKGLDPRFSIFHKSFSNFFALASDLIEIFRPLVDEIAYLHKDETFFDVKIKDELINVLNKKVIYKGKYFYVNDTFDQIADNLVNKRSWEWVELWD; encoded by the coding sequence ATGGGTTGAAAAATTGTAGAAATTAATACAGATGAATATGTTCACTTATATTTAAATAATTTGTATATAAAAAGAAAAAATGAAAAAATTCTTTTAAACATTAGAGATATAGATACTATTTTATTTAATAATCAATATTCAACAATTTCAATAAGACTTTTAACATTTTTAGCTAAAAATAATGTCAATATTATTTTTATGAATGAAAAAAATGAGCCTAATTCTTATTTAATTCCAATTGAAGGAAATCACAATTCTTTAAAAGTTGTAGCAGAACAAGTAAAATGAACTAAAGAATATAAAGCAATTTTATGAAAAGATATTATTAAAAATAAAATTCATAATCAAAAGAATTTATTAATTAAAAATAAATTATTTAATAACTCTGAATTTGGAATTGAATATTTTGATGATTTAATTAATAATGTGAATTTGTTTGACATTTCAAATCGAGAAGGTCATGCAGCAAAAGTCTATTGAAATATGACATATTCAAAAGAATTTATAAGAAATAATTCAGCAACAAAATTAAAATTTGATAAATTTGAAATTGTTAATGCAATTTTAAATTATGGTTATTCTATTTTAAGATCTTCTGCAATCCAATCAATTATTAAAAAAGGTTTAGATCCTAGATTTAGTATATTTCATAAATCTTTTTCTAATTTCTTTGCCCTTGCAAGTGATTTGATTGAAATTTTTAGACCTCTAGTAGATGAAATTGCATATTTACATAAAGATGAAACATTTTTTGATGTAAAAATAAAAGATGAATTAATAAATGTTTTAAATAAAAAAGTAATCTATAAAGGAAAGTATTTTTATGTAAATGATACATTTGATCAAATAGCAGATAATTTAGTAAATAAAAGAAGTTGAGAATGAGTAGAATTGTGAGATTAA
- the cas9 gene encoding type II CRISPR RNA-guided endonuclease Cas9 (Cas9, originally named Csn1, is the large, multifunctional signature protein of type II CRISPR/Cas systems. It is well known even to general audiences because its RNA-guided endonuclease activity has made it a popular tool for custom editing of eukaryotic genomes.), which yields MNKKVVLGLDLGIASVGWCLTDISQKEDNKFPIILHGVRLFETVDDSDDKLLNETRRKKRGQRRRNRRLFTRKRDFIKYLIDNNIIELEFDKNPKILVRNFIEKYINPFSKNLELKYKSVTNLPIGFHNLRKAAINEKYKLDKSELIVLLYFYLSLRGAFFDNPEDTKSKEMNKNEIEIFDKNESIKNAEFPIDKIIEFYKISGKIRSTINLKFGHQDYLKEIKQVFEKQNIDFMNYEKFAMEEKSFFSRIRNYSEGPGNEKSFSKYGLYANENGNPELIINEKGQKIYTKIFKTLWESKIGKCSYDKKLYRAPKNSFSAKVFDITNKLTDWKHKNEYISERLKRKILLSRFLNKDSKSAVEKILKEENIKFENLSEIAYNKDDNKINLPIINAYHSLTTIFKKHLINFENYLISNENDLSKLMSFYKQQSEKLFVPNEKGSYEINQNNNVLHIFDAISNILNKFSTIQDRIRILEGYFEFSNLKKDVKSSEIYSEIAKLREFSGTSSLSFGAYYKFIPNLISEGSKNYSTISYEEKALQNQKNNFSHSNLFEKTWVEDLIASPTVKRSLRQTMNLLKEIFKYSEKNNLEIEKIVVEVTRSSNNKHERKKIEGINKYRKEKYEELKKVYDLPNENTTLLKKLWLLRQQQGYDAYSLRKIEANDVINKPWNYDIDHIVPRSISFDDSFSNLVIVNKLDNAKKSNDLSAKQFIEKIYGIEKLKEAKENWGNWYLRNANGKAFNDKGKFIKLYTIDNLDEFDNSDFINRNLSDTSYITNALVNHLTFSNSKYKYSVVSVNGKQTSNLRNQIAFVGIKNNKETEREWKRPEGFKSINSNDFLIREEGKNDVKDDVLIKDRSFNGHHAEDAYFITIISQYFRSFKRIERLNVNYRKETRELDDLEKNNIKFKEKASFDNFLLINALDELNEKLNQMRFSRMVITKKNTQLFNETLYSGKYDKGKNTIKKVEKLNLLDNRTDKIKKIEEFFDEDKLKENELTKLHIFNHDKNLYETLKIIWNEVKIEIKNKNLNEKNYFKYFVNKKLQEGKISFNEWVPILDNDFKIIRKIRYIKFSSEEKETDEIIFSQSNFLKIDQRQNFSFHNTLYWVQIWVYKNQKDQYCFISIDARNSKFEKDEIKINYEKLKTQKEKLQIINEEPILKINKGDLFENEEKELFYIVGRDEKPQKLEIKYILGKKIKDQKQIQKPVKKYFPNWKKVNLTYMGEIFKK from the coding sequence TTGAATAAAAAAGTTGTTTTAGGGCTTGATTTAGGAATTGCTTCTGTAGGTTGATGTCTCACAGATATTTCACAAAAAGAAGATAATAAGTTTCCAATCATTTTACATGGAGTAAGGTTATTCGAAACAGTGGATGATAGCGATGATAAGTTATTAAATGAAACAAGAAGAAAAAAACGTGGACAAAGACGAAGAAATAGAAGGTTATTTACAAGAAAAAGAGATTTTATTAAATATTTAATCGATAACAATATTATTGAATTAGAATTTGATAAAAATCCTAAAATTCTTGTAAGAAATTTTATTGAGAAATATATAAATCCTTTTAGTAAAAATTTAGAATTAAAATATAAAAGTGTAACAAATTTACCAATTGGATTTCACAATTTAAGAAAAGCTGCAATTAATGAAAAATATAAATTAGATAAAAGTGAACTTATTGTATTGCTATATTTTTATTTATCTTTAAGAGGAGCATTTTTTGACAATCCAGAAGATACAAAATCTAAAGAAATGAATAAGAATGAAATTGAGATTTTTGACAAAAATGAAAGCATAAAAAATGCAGAATTTCCAATAGACAAAATTATTGAATTTTATAAAATTTCAGGAAAAATTAGAAGTACTATTAATTTAAAATTTGGTCATCAAGATTATCTTAAAGAAATAAAACAAGTTTTTGAAAAGCAAAATATTGATTTTATGAATTATGAAAAATTTGCTATGGAAGAAAAAAGTTTTTTTTCAAGAATTAGAAATTATTCAGAAGGACCAGGTAATGAAAAAAGTTTTTCAAAATACGGTTTGTATGCTAATGAAAATGGTAATCCGGAACTAATAATTAATGAAAAGGGACAAAAAATTTATACTAAAATTTTTAAAACCTTATGGGAATCTAAAATAGGAAAATGTTCTTATGATAAAAAATTATATCGAGCGCCTAAAAATTCTTTTTCTGCTAAAGTTTTTGATATAACAAATAAACTAACAGACTGAAAACATAAAAATGAATATATTTCTGAAAGATTAAAAAGAAAAATTTTACTGTCTAGATTTCTAAATAAAGATTCAAAATCCGCAGTTGAAAAAATACTTAAAGAAGAAAATATTAAATTTGAAAACTTATCAGAAATTGCTTACAATAAAGATGATAATAAAATTAATTTACCTATTATTAATGCTTACCACAGCTTGACAACTATTTTTAAAAAGCATTTAATAAATTTTGAAAATTATTTAATTTCTAATGAAAATGATTTAAGTAAATTAATGAGTTTTTATAAACAACAATCTGAAAAATTATTTGTTCCTAATGAAAAAGGAAGTTATGAAATAAATCAAAATAACAACGTATTGCATATTTTTGATGCTATTTCAAATATCCTGAATAAATTTTCAACAATACAAGATAGAATAAGAATTTTAGAAGGGTATTTTGAATTTTCTAATTTGAAAAAAGATGTTAAATCTTCAGAAATATATAGTGAAATTGCTAAATTAAGAGAATTTAGTGGAACTTCTTCTTTAAGTTTTGGAGCTTATTATAAATTCATACCAAATTTAATTTCTGAGGGATCTAAAAATTATTCAACAATTTCATATGAAGAAAAAGCATTACAAAACCAGAAAAATAATTTTTCTCATTCAAATTTATTTGAAAAAACTTGAGTAGAAGATCTTATTGCTTCTCCTACTGTAAAAAGATCTTTAAGACAAACAATGAATCTACTAAAAGAAATTTTTAAGTATAGCGAAAAAAATAATTTAGAAATTGAAAAAATTGTTGTTGAAGTAACAAGAAGTTCAAATAATAAACACGAAAGAAAAAAAATTGAAGGAATAAATAAATATAGAAAAGAAAAATACGAAGAACTAAAAAAAGTTTATGATTTACCAAATGAAAATACAACTTTGTTAAAAAAATTGTGATTATTAAGGCAACAACAAGGATATGATGCATATTCGTTAAGAAAAATTGAAGCTAATGATGTTATAAACAAACCTTGAAATTATGATATTGATCATATTGTTCCAAGAAGTATATCTTTTGATGATTCTTTTTCAAATCTTGTTATTGTTAATAAATTAGATAATGCTAAAAAATCAAATGATTTAAGCGCAAAGCAATTTATTGAAAAAATATATGGAATAGAAAAATTAAAAGAAGCAAAAGAAAATTGAGGAAATTGATATTTAAGAAATGCTAATGGCAAGGCTTTTAATGATAAAGGTAAATTTATAAAATTATATACAATTGATAATTTAGATGAATTTGATAATAGTGATTTTATTAATAGAAATTTAAGTGATACAAGCTACATTACAAATGCTCTTGTAAATCACTTAACTTTTTCAAATTCAAAATATAAATATTCTGTGGTTTCTGTAAATGGAAAGCAAACATCTAATTTGAGAAATCAAATTGCTTTTGTTGGTATAAAAAATAATAAAGAAACCGAAAGAGAATGAAAAAGACCTGAAGGATTTAAAAGTATTAATAGTAATGACTTCTTAATAAGAGAAGAAGGAAAAAATGATGTAAAAGATGATGTTCTTATTAAGGATAGAAGTTTTAACGGACATCATGCTGAAGATGCTTATTTTATAACAATAATTAGCCAATATTTTAGAAGTTTTAAAAGAATTGAAAGATTAAATGTTAATTATAGAAAAGAAACAAGAGAATTAGATGATCTTGAAAAAAATAATATTAAATTTAAAGAAAAAGCTAGTTTTGACAATTTTCTATTAATTAATGCTTTGGATGAATTAAATGAAAAGCTAAATCAGATGAGATTTAGTAGAATGGTTATTACAAAGAAAAATACTCAATTATTTAATGAAACTCTTTACTCAGGTAAATATGATAAGGGGAAAAATACGATAAAAAAAGTTGAAAAGTTGAATTTATTAGACAATAGAACAGATAAAATTAAAAAAATTGAAGAGTTTTTTGACGAAGACAAATTAAAGGAGAATGAACTAACTAAATTACATATTTTTAATCATGATAAAAACTTGTATGAAACTCTTAAAATCATTTGAAATGAAGTGAAAATTGAAATTAAAAATAAAAATCTAAATGAAAAAAATTACTTCAAATATTTTGTAAATAAAAAACTTCAAGAAGGAAAAATTTCCTTTAATGAATGGGTTCCTATTCTTGATAATGATTTCAAAATTATCAGAAAAATTAGATACATTAAATTTTCTAGTGAAGAAAAGGAAACTGATGAAATAATTTTCTCTCAAAGCAATTTTTTAAAAATTGATCAAAGACAAAATTTTTCGTTTCACAATACTTTATATTGAGTTCAAATTTGAGTGTATAAAAATCAAAAAGATCAATATTGTTTCATCTCAATTGATGCAAGAAACTCAAAATTTGAAAAGGATGAAATAAAAATAAATTATGAAAAATTAAAAACTCAAAAAGAAAAATTGCAAATTATAAATGAAGAACCTATTTTAAAAATTAATAAAGGAGATTTGTTTGAAAATGAAGAAAAAGAATTGTTTTATATTGTTGGAAGAGATGAAAAACCTCAAAAATTGGAAATAAAATACATTTTAGGAAAAAAAATAAAAGATCAAAAACAAATTCAGAAACCTGTCAAAAAGTATTTTCCAAATTGGAAAAAAGTTAATTTAACTTATATGGGAGAAATATTTAAAAAATAA
- the thyA gene encoding thymidylate synthase — protein sequence MEQYLSLLKEILEKGQKKEDRTNTGTISYFGTQRRYDLSKGFPLVTTKKVHLKSIIFELLWFIKGDTNIKYLVDNGVNIWNEWPYETFKKSKDFNGESLADFVLKIKSDTLFAKKYGELGPVYGKQWRNFNGTDQLFDAIETIKKNPDSRRIIVSAWAANEISKMALPPCHAFFQFYVNNNKLSLQLYQRSGDTFLGVPFNIASYSILLAMVAQITNYEVGEFIHTIGDTHIYLNHLEQVEEQLSRKPLKLPKLVLNKKIKNIDDFKYEDIEIIDYESHPAIKAKVAV from the coding sequence ATGGAACAATATTTATCTTTACTTAAAGAAATTTTAGAAAAAGGACAAAAAAAAGAAGATCGTACTAATACAGGCACAATTTCTTATTTTGGAACTCAAAGAAGATATGATCTATCTAAAGGATTTCCTTTAGTAACAACTAAAAAAGTTCATCTTAAATCAATTATTTTTGAACTATTATGATTTATTAAAGGCGATACAAATATTAAGTATCTAGTTGATAATGGAGTAAATATTTGAAATGAATGGCCTTATGAAACTTTTAAAAAATCAAAAGATTTTAATGGTGAATCTTTAGCTGATTTTGTTTTAAAAATCAAAAGTGATACTCTTTTTGCTAAAAAATATGGTGAATTAGGTCCTGTTTATGGAAAACAGTGAAGAAATTTTAATGGCACAGACCAACTTTTTGATGCAATTGAGACAATTAAAAAAAATCCTGATTCAAGGAGAATTATTGTTTCGGCTTGAGCTGCAAATGAAATTTCCAAAATGGCTCTTCCTCCTTGCCATGCTTTTTTTCAATTTTATGTAAATAATAATAAATTATCATTACAGTTATATCAAAGATCAGGAGATACATTTTTAGGTGTCCCTTTTAATATTGCTTCTTATTCAATTCTTCTTGCAATGGTTGCTCAAATAACAAATTATGAAGTAGGTGAATTTATTCACACAATAGGTGATACTCACATTTATCTAAATCATTTAGAACAAGTAGAAGAGCAATTATCAAGAAAACCTTTAAAATTACCAAAATTAGTTTTGAACAAAAAAATTAAAAATATTGATGATTTTAAATATGAAGATATTGAAATTATTGATTATGAATCTCATCCTGCAATTAAAGCAAAGGTGGCTGTATAA
- a CDS encoding dihydrofolate reductase produces the protein MIKLIVAIDPNNLIGSGTQMPWHIKEEFKHFKETTLNHALLFGQNTFTNLPSKLANRISYVFGFTKTPSADFSITSEQELQNLFDKFRNSEEILFISGGKYIYETYFHEAEELIVSELKNIQNGDVYLNWDLSNYKKTLLKEFEEFNVYSYKKKFNV, from the coding sequence ATGATTAAATTAATTGTTGCAATTGATCCTAATAATTTAATTGGTAGTGGCACTCAAATGCCTTGACATATTAAAGAAGAATTTAAACATTTTAAAGAAACTACTTTAAATCATGCTTTATTATTTGGACAAAACACTTTTACTAATTTGCCTTCTAAATTAGCAAATAGAATCTCTTATGTTTTTGGCTTTACAAAAACACCAAGTGCTGATTTTTCAATTACTTCCGAACAAGAACTTCAAAATCTTTTTGATAAATTTAGAAATTCTGAAGAGATTTTATTTATTTCGGGTGGAAAATATATTTATGAAACTTATTTTCATGAAGCTGAAGAGCTAATTGTAAGCGAGCTAAAAAATATTCAAAATGGCGATGTTTATTTAAATTGAGATTTATCCAATTACAAAAAAACTCTTTTAAAAGAATTTGAAGAATTTAATGTTTATTCTTATAAAAAGAAATTTAATGTATAA
- a CDS encoding BMP family ABC transporter substrate-binding protein has protein sequence MNKNTKKILIGSAIAATVAASVGIIFGATPRNTGLRVTDNQVFRDLVASREAEFATQRVANNSLFNSKTLLITAGGVVNDLSFNQSINEALLEIGRQTGKPGNFSFAETTAGTPDQLQRQYDQALFFNHKFWVLTGFQQDGAFQNWLQIGNNRAEFIRKQVIIVAIDWTTNLELVPPGQFISINYRTQESSWIVGNAVAKFISDNHNNNRTFNTFGGGAFPEVTNFNAGFLQGILDFNNSTFLEPGETSITDNKKLSFTPGDIININTGFAVTPEAATAIQSIVGSGTQVVFPVAGSLTTLTVNSISQENSGQFVIGVDSDQAKAFSPDLAKLFFSSVEKNVAGTTYAALASLYLGTVSTDPFFNITGSSSRFIPVTEKNNSSSLPLANADITKGFVESTEPVDFVGFSKSALGGKITQSLVQANVGRSFAEVADEYLAASLALFNKNKAKIIATIPVQIPNFSGGPSTPEQIPNPLNELIKKINFRRVAN, from the coding sequence ATGAACAAAAATACAAAAAAAATTCTAATCGGATCAGCAATCGCTGCAACAGTTGCAGCTTCAGTAGGAATTATTTTTGGAGCAACTCCAAGAAATACAGGGCTTCGTGTTACAGATAATCAAGTCTTTAGAGATTTAGTTGCTTCAAGAGAAGCCGAATTTGCAACTCAAAGAGTAGCAAATAATTCGCTATTTAATAGTAAAACTTTATTAATAACAGCAGGTGGGGTTGTAAATGATTTAAGTTTTAATCAATCAATTAATGAAGCTTTATTAGAAATTGGAAGACAAACTGGAAAACCTGGTAATTTTTCATTTGCAGAAACAACAGCAGGAACTCCTGATCAATTGCAAAGGCAATATGATCAGGCTTTATTTTTTAATCATAAGTTTTGAGTTCTTACAGGATTTCAACAAGATGGTGCATTTCAAAATTGACTTCAAATTGGAAATAATAGAGCAGAATTCATTAGAAAACAAGTAATTATTGTTGCAATTGATTGAACAACTAATTTGGAGCTTGTTCCTCCTGGACAATTCATTTCAATCAATTATCGTACTCAAGAATCTTCTTGAATAGTTGGTAATGCTGTTGCAAAATTCATTTCAGATAATCATAATAATAATAGAACGTTTAATACTTTTGGAGGGGGAGCTTTTCCTGAAGTAACAAATTTTAATGCAGGTTTTTTACAAGGTATTTTAGATTTTAATAACTCAACTTTTTTAGAACCAGGTGAAACATCAATTACTGATAATAAAAAATTATCTTTTACTCCAGGAGATATAATAAACATAAATACAGGTTTTGCTGTAACTCCTGAAGCAGCAACTGCAATTCAATCAATTGTTGGAAGTGGAACACAAGTTGTTTTCCCTGTAGCAGGTTCTTTAACTACATTAACAGTAAATAGTATTAGTCAAGAAAATTCAGGACAATTTGTAATTGGTGTTGATAGTGATCAAGCAAAAGCTTTTTCTCCTGATTTAGCAAAATTATTTTTTAGTTCTGTTGAAAAAAATGTTGCAGGAACAACATATGCAGCATTAGCTTCATTATACTTAGGAACAGTTAGCACAGATCCATTTTTCAATATAACAGGAAGTAGTTCAAGATTTATTCCTGTTACAGAAAAAAATAATTCAAGTTCATTACCTTTAGCTAATGCAGACATTACTAAAGGATTTGTTGAATCAACAGAACCAGTTGATTTTGTAGGGTTTTCAAAATCTGCTTTAGGTGGTAAAATTACGCAAAGTCTTGTTCAAGCAAATGTTGGGAGATCATTTGCAGAAGTTGCAGATGAATATTTAGCAGCTTCTTTAGCTTTATTTAATAAAAACAAAGCTAAAATAATAGCTACAATTCCTGTTCAAATCCCAAACTTTTCTGGAGGCCCTTCAACTCCAGAACAGATCCCGAATCCTTTAAATGAATTAATTAAAAAAATAAACTTTAGAAGGGTTGCAAATTAA
- a CDS encoding ABC transporter ATP-binding protein codes for MSYAIEFVNITKEFGNVVANKDINIEIKKGTVHALVGENGAGKSTLMSILFGLYEPTNGYIKINEKQITITNPNQANDLGIGMVHQHFKLVDDYSNLENIVLGNETIKNGFLDLEISKYKISALQKKFSLNFDLKVKTGNSTVSTQQKVEILKMLYRDADILIFDEPTAILTPQEIEGLLQTILEFKKEGKTIIFISHKLNEIKKIADEITVIRHGKVVKKFKSLEGVQTSDIANAMVGQNIVLPKNDKNTNFGKTILELQNVNAEYQNKSIENISFKLKKGEILALAGVEGNGQEIIEFVISGLAKSSSGKIILNEKDITHFNVNKRIKEKISYIPGDRHKYGLVLDMSVNDNSILRKLGDSKSQKYSIINEKFKDSFTKEIIKKFDVRGAREGNEISRSLSGGNQQKVIVGREFLTEHDFILIVQPTRGLDVGAIDKIHKAILAEKDAGKAILLISYELDEVFALADNISVMHEGKIIGTTSAKNATREEIGLLMTGINKNQNKERSS; via the coding sequence ATGTCTTATGCAATTGAATTTGTTAATATAACAAAAGAATTTGGCAATGTTGTTGCTAATAAAGATATTAATATCGAAATAAAAAAAGGTACAGTTCATGCTTTAGTAGGTGAAAATGGAGCTGGAAAATCCACATTAATGTCTATCTTATTTGGACTTTATGAGCCAACAAATGGATACATAAAAATCAACGAAAAACAAATTACTATAACAAATCCTAATCAAGCAAATGATTTGGGAATTGGAATGGTACACCAACATTTTAAACTAGTTGATGATTATTCGAATTTAGAAAATATTGTTTTAGGAAATGAAACAATCAAAAATGGATTTTTGGATTTAGAAATTTCTAAATACAAAATTTCTGCATTACAAAAAAAATTCAGTTTAAATTTTGATCTTAAAGTCAAAACAGGAAATTCTACTGTTTCAACCCAACAAAAAGTTGAAATTCTTAAAATGCTTTATCGAGATGCAGACATTTTAATTTTTGATGAACCCACTGCTATTTTGACTCCACAAGAAATTGAAGGACTTTTGCAAACAATATTAGAATTTAAAAAAGAAGGAAAGACAATCATTTTTATTTCTCACAAATTAAATGAAATTAAGAAAATTGCTGATGAAATCACAGTTATAAGACATGGTAAAGTTGTTAAAAAATTCAAATCTTTAGAAGGAGTTCAAACTTCAGACATTGCTAATGCAATGGTTGGTCAAAATATTGTGCTTCCAAAAAATGACAAAAACACAAACTTTGGTAAAACAATTTTAGAACTGCAAAATGTAAATGCTGAGTATCAAAATAAGTCAATTGAAAACATCTCTTTCAAACTAAAAAAGGGAGAAATATTAGCTTTAGCTGGTGTTGAAGGAAATGGTCAAGAAATAATAGAATTTGTCATTTCAGGTTTAGCAAAATCTTCTTCTGGGAAAATTATTTTAAATGAAAAAGATATAACTCACTTTAATGTTAACAAAAGAATTAAGGAAAAAATATCTTATATTCCAGGAGATAGACATAAATATGGACTTGTCTTAGACATGAGTGTAAATGACAATTCAATTTTAAGAAAATTAGGTGATTCAAAATCACAAAAATACTCAATTATTAATGAAAAATTTAAAGATAGTTTTACAAAAGAAATTATTAAAAAATTCGATGTTAGAGGTGCAAGAGAAGGAAATGAAATTTCAAGATCTCTTTCAGGGGGAAATCAACAAAAAGTTATTGTTGGAAGAGAATTTTTAACTGAACATGATTTTATTCTTATTGTCCAACCAACAAGAGGTTTGGATGTTGGGGCTATTGATAAAATTCACAAAGCAATTTTGGCAGAAAAAGATGCTGGAAAAGCAATTTTATTAATATCTTATGAATTAGATGAAGTTTTTGCTTTAGCAGATAACATCTCTGTTATGCATGAAGGAAAAATTATTGGAACTACTTCAGCAAAAAATGCAACAAGAGAAGAAATTGGATTGTTAATGACTGGTATAAATAAAAACCAAAATAAAGAAAGGAGTTCATAA